ACGTTGGCCAAAAGGAATACCTCTAGAATGCCCATTTAGTATGAGAGCTTCATGTTAGTAAGAATGACCTCTTGCTAGACTAGGAGATTGTTAGGTTGAAAACACTCAGTTTAATTTTGTCGAGCCTTATTTGGATAATGTAATTGTCTCCTAGCTAAGAAGGAATCTCGTGGTTGAAAAGACGAGATTGAGGATGCTACCTCATGTGCTCAGGTTGTTGGGCCTGATTTTACCCTTGAGTGGCTATAACAACCATAGTGATGAGTTAAACCTAATTAAAGAGTTTTTGAAGATCTAAAAGGGTGGATGAGCTCACAATTATATAGAGGTACGTTACATGTCTCATCTCAGGTGTATCTTGATTGTTTACCACGGACTAGCTCAGAaaggtcaagaaacaagtcCAGAAAATAGTTGATAGCTTTGTTATCACTTTTCCACAGACGACACCAAATGATGATGTTCTCAAATTAAGTATGCCTGaattgattttcaggaaagtattttcttttaattttgaacggaaaatattttttagaagttgtaaaaaaactataaatatcttattatttattaattatattaaatttagtgctaatcttttaattgctatatttttttatttcaccctttaaaatttaatttaattttaatttttataccacctttaatctcattctttttttcttttcttattattgaAATTACAGAAGATAATCATTAGAGTTGTCAATAAAAAATGCCACCGTGGTTTAACctacttcttattttttatgaagcaTTGAGGGGCATAAACCTACACTAGAAAATTAACATAGACCTGTACAGGGTAACACCCAAGAACTGTTCTCTTCTGTTGAGCTGTTAGCCAAAGATCcacattatttatttctttcggTGCATGAACGTTGTTTCTTAGAAATCAAAAGGCATATATTTCTTTAACTCTGTCctgatatatatattgagacCATCCTTCATCGGGAAGGACTCCCAAGGTCACCTAGTTCGACTTCTATTTATATAATGATGCTTTACTTCGTTTctcaagaaagaaaacaagatggGAAATCGAGTTCCCTGGAAAAGATTTCCATCTACCCAAAACAGCCCAGAAACCATTTTCCTCTAAACTTCAGTTCCTCGCTAGTTGTTGTACAAAAATCAGCCGGTTTTTCTTTGTGAAAAAGAAGCCATGGCAGGTCAAGTTGTGGTATCAGCAGTTGCTGGGGCTGCTTTCGAGATAATTTTTGATACTTCCATCAGGGGGGTTGTAACAGCACATAAAAACAACTCCCAGTTCGAGCCAAGCTTGAAGCGCCTAAAGGAGATGTTGGAAGACATGGCTCCAATTATCAAGTTAATAGAATCTATCAAAGCAGAACTTTATCAACCACAGCAACTTGAAAGGCTCAAAGGATTAATGACAGAAGGCAATGATTTAGTCAATAAATGCTCAAAAATCCATAAATTCAACATTTTGAAGAAGGTTCGTTATAACGGGAAACTTCTCAGGTTAGAGAAGGATATTCGTGATCATATTAGCAGTGTTTGGCAACTTCAGGAAGTAGGAGATACAAAAGGTGTTTCTTCTAGAGTAAGACAGTTAATTGATGAAATCGGGAAGTTAAGCATGACTCTAAGCAATGGTGGTAGGGTGGATTCAAGCGAGAGCTATAGTAATACTATTTTAGCTGGTGTGTGCTCACCTCCTCGACTGAAAGTGGATCCTGTTGGATTGGAGATTCCATTGAGTGATTTGAGGATAAAGCTGCTTAATGACGAGACATCACAGCATATAGTGTTATCTGCTCCTGGAGGATGTGGAAAGACAACATTGGCTACAGCACTTTGTCAACATGGGGATGTTAAAGGTACACATTTACTACTTGAGAGTTCTTTTGACTACCTCCTTATGTCTTTCTACTTCTTCTGCTTATTTTTGGTCCGGCTATTTGTAtccattttttttggtaagagAGTGTTTTAGTTAGTACACCTGTTATAAAGGTTCTATGATCATTTTAGGCAAACAATTTTGCAAACAGAATAGGGTATCTGAACAAAGTTGAGCTTTAGTGCCCGAAAAGGTTTCattatgttttcttctcttcagGGTAATTGTATCTGAACGGATGCTTTTGTCATGTTGAATTGTAACCACACATAAAGACTTGTGTTTCTGCAGAATTGTGGGGCTGTTATCGATTGAAATAAGCAAATGTATGATATTTTAGACTCGGTTCATTACTTGGAACTCTTTAGCAGAGTAAATGAATCAATTCCCATATTtttgcttttagtttttctgAGGATTAGAATTTGGAGTTCCACTTGTAGGCTCTTGTCTCCGTTTTGATTTAGCTATATGTGAAAACATAAGAATTTCTGAAGAAATTTCATTACAGCTTTCTTCTTTTCCGCCTTTTCAGATAAATTCAAGAGCAACATCTTCTTTGTCAGCGTTCCAAAGCTGCGCAACCTGATGGTCATTGTGAAGAAGATATTCCAGCATAAAAAAATCGAGTTACCTGTTTTTCGAAGTGAAGAAGATGCAGCTAACCATTTGGAACGTTTGTTCAAGCAGATAGGACCAGATCCAATATTATTGGTCCTTGATGATGTTTGGCCAGTATCGGAATCTATTCTTGACATGCTCAACTTCCGAATAGAAAATTACAAGATTTTGTTGACATCAATATATGAATTTCCAAGTTTTGGATCCACATATAAATTGGAAACATTGAATCTTGCAGATGCCATGACCCTTTTTCAGAAATTGGCATTACCACGGGATCAGCAGTCGTATGCTCCAGATCAACAAATTCTAGAGGAGGTGATTTATCAACCTGCAATTATGAATGCTTATTTGctcatttttatttggttttcacCTTCTATATAGATACaaattagtgaaaaaatattttatgtccAATAATCTAACTCTCTGACTTAGCATGCACTTGTGCTTACTTGTTTGTTGTCTTATCAAGTGCTATCAgaccttcaaataaaaattccgATAGCATGTCTTTTGAATCTGTAAATTTACTCCAGGGATGATATCTTACAATTTTGCaactatagaaaagaaaagaaaaacgtcCAATTTACACCTTTAAGAAACCATCGATGTGTTTACACAATGGAACTTTATTGTTACTGCCCACCAACCTGCACGGAATGACTGATTTTTGTCATGGCACTGAATTGCAGATGGTAAAATGGTGCAGAGGATTTCCTCTAGCCATTTCAGTGGTTGGAAAATCTTTGTGCCGGACATCCGCTGCAGAATGGCGTAAGAGACATAGGGAATGCTCTAAACATGAAATTCTTTCCGACAATGAAATTCTCGATTGTCTTCAAAGCAGTGTGGAAGCCTTCAATGATGATGTAGTAGCCAAGGAATGTTTCATGGACCTTGGTTCATTCCCTGAAGACCAGAGGATTCCTGCCACTACCCTTATTGATATGTGGGCAGAATTGTATAACCTAGATGAGGATGGCGCCATTGCCAATCTCCACGAACTCTCTGATAGGAATCTGATTGAAGTTGTAGTTACAAGGTATGATAGCTATGAACCCTATTGACATTATCATGGCCAGGGTATTTATTCTAGTAATAGTATGTGGAGTCTTCACATAAACATCGATTCTACGAATATCATATGgacctttatatataaaatgagctATCCTGGAAAACATTAGAAGAACAAATCATGGAAAATATTAGAAGAACAAAACCATTATGTTTATGGggtattaaaataattggttATCCTTTTGGGTTTCGCTGATGGATGACCAGCTTCAACTGCTATGATTGCAACTTTTGATAATTATTAGTGTTAcggaataatataaatcatattatgagacctcacctaacagtttaagctattgagttgagatggttctttgacatgttatcagagtcttgatgaccaagcggtcataagttcgaatctcacaatccctatttatttactaaaaaataagcataagGTAAAATGAACATGTACAAGTTTTAAAttcaaagggctttcacttgaatGGTATTTTAGTGTTAGAGAGATATCCTCTACTGATTGTGTAACTGAAGAGAGATTTCTTCTTCTCAATCAAAACTAATTAAGTAATTGAAGATCAGTTTTGATTATtagtaattatagtttttaatgatatttataattcttGTAATAGTGAAACAAATTctcctatatatatagttgtataTTGTAAATAGaatcaataagaaaaattattttctaacaacttaaattattgggttgaaatATTTCTTGACAATTAGAACTCCACTTATGTTATTCATTTCAATTAACTTGTGTACTGTTAGTAGCTAACTTGTCAAGAGTGCGAGTCTCTAAGCAATCAACTTCTGTGATTCATCAGGAAAGATGCAAACGAAGACGATGGCTCCTATAATGAGCATTTTGTCACGCAGCATGACCTCCTCAGGGAGCTGGCCATCCGTGGAAGCAACTCAGGAAACATTGAGCACAGGAAACGAGTATTATTGGagataattgaaaataaaatccctGAGTGGTTGATGGAACAAGATCAGCTATCAATCAGGGCCAAACTCTTATCTATCTCAACAGGTTATTAATctctatattttcttaatacaaAGAGAGCCTGGCCTCTGCGCACACGCATCGAGCATACACaaccaatttttaattttgttttgtattttcatcACCTTGTTTGCAGATGAAACATTCTCATCAAGTTGGTCCACCATGCAAGCGCCGGAAGTTGAGGTTTTGCTTCTGAATTTTCAGACAGAGAAATACTCGTTGCCTGAGTTCATAGAAAGAATGAATAAGCTaaatgtaatgttttgaaaattgaaaagattggaaaatacaataaagcccttggaggcttaaaaagagggtataaatgattgaggggtagtgtggtaattgaccaatggttgataaatataaataagaaaaaaaaaaaaagagggatctgaatattggaagaacaaaccgtaagagagaagggaggaagaagaagaagaagagaaaataagggaaaataaggggaaaaggagaagagaagtagaggaaataagtaaaaaggtaagatttatggttttaagtgtataatatgttaaatttcggttttgattaattgtagagttttgaagtttgtatgttgagttaattgatgaattaatttgaaggttaggagttgattattatgggtatttgattaattagttgattttgagagattgaattgaaggataatgattttgagttatgattttgtttaaatggtgaaaattgtgttagaaatcaagggataacagtaggtaatctgttgaaattctgggtttgaggttgaagatgacgaaaattcagtttggtccctcaatttgcggaaattgcagtttagtccccaaactttggaatattttatttgtgttcttTTGAGTTGCtttgagtatatttcatatatttattgtaggttctcctaacgatccttaatcggattttcgggtcttttgtctgacattcctttagttcagtattttccgggtgagtggaataatctttaatatgcatataatataaataaatatgtatgttgattatacaatgagtacaactagtaaatttcttgaatatttatatatgttgctttattttccgagtactagtttattattgaatttgcactcgcaatctgttaaagtaaattctatttgatatgatatacgtttctttgatgattatgtgaatatttgttatgccttgatatgggacttgtcagtactccatgctaacggagaatagttagcctgtgtgcacatagtattctgttacctagctggtgagagaggcatcagcctgtggcgattgatcatcccacagtggtcaccgacgggtgtcatctggtcaccttcgggtgtcatctggtcaccttcgggtgtcatctgatctctgacatgtaatccactacgttatgataatatgtttagtaagtatatgtacATGTATATGTATacgtatatgtatatgtatattaagataaatcatcttacaacttattaatatctgaaatatctaaaatgtatattaaatgttattccctcactgagttggttgaactcacctctcatttttaatattatttcaggttcttagtttctgggcctttgttgagtgtttccgcttcttcagttctggtcggtatgccttgcttgttcgcgaggctttcctttcagttttgatttgatgtcttagatgctccactgttaccttggtttaattaaatttggattttgacaatgtaatgagtattatgaattattatttttgttttaataactatctttcggtttcatcagtatttgaataatataatatttctgaatattatgagccgctgcgtatttttgaacaaattgttcttttgatatgtctgttctgaggcttagcgtaggtgaggtgtcctttcgacaccgctcctgcgttgccggtcacggacccgggattcgggtcgtgacaaaggtggtatcagagcacggttttattaaaatctcgtactctattttatttatttattattattcaaaatttcGTAATAAGTGGAGCATTAGAATCCGTAtcgttttgtttgttgtttttttgaaattttgaattcttatcaagcatgtcttcttccttgtgataaatatgcattttgtttttagaaatatgCCGAGGGctaaacatgtaattaatacCGATGATCAAGAGGACATTCCTATCGCTCAGCTTAGGAAGGAGAGGCGCAAAAAGAGAGTTAGAAACCCTTCACCTCAACCAATTGAAGCTGAAGTTCAAGATGAGGTTGAATTTGAGGGGGACTATGGTCTGGATGTTGGTGGTCTGGATGTTGGTAAGAACCAGGAGCAGGAATCCCATGATAGGGTGTCTTATACTGATAGTGCTTTGGATAAAATTGGACAGGCCATGCAGACCCTGGCTAACCTTTTaactgagaaagaaaaggagaaggataaGAGTGCATCTTCGACTTCCCATACTGTGCATGGGGTGAAAGTGTCATTGGCTGAGTTCCTTAAGTTGGCACCTCCTACCTTTAAGGGTGTAGATAACTCTGAGGATCCACAACAGTTTTTAGATGCAGTGTGGCGTAGGTGTGAGGCCATGGGGTGCACGGATCATCGTGCAGTGACTTTAGCATCTTTTAGGCTAGAAGGTGAGGTGGCTGTGAACTGGTATGAGTCTAAAAGAGGTGAAAGGGCAGCTAGTTCTCCACCGATGGTGTGGAAGGAATTTTCTGAGATATTTTTGGAGCGTTTTCTACCTGAAAGTGTGAGGGAAGCTAGATCATACGAGTTTGAGAAGTTGGTTCAGGGTGACTTGACTGTGACAGAGTATGAAGTGGAATTCACGCGGTTGTCCAGGTTTGCTGGGTATTTGGTACCAACTCAGGAGAGGAAGATCAAGAGGTTTGTTCGGGGTCTTAATAGCTACCTATTCAAAGCTATTGGGGCTCATGAGTTTAAGACGTTCTCGGCCGTAGTGGATCGTGCTCGTGCTATTGAGGCACGAGAGTTAGAGGATGAATTATCAATGGGTTCGGTCAAGAGGCCCAAGGTGGAAAATCAGTTCTCTTTTCATCAGCGGTCTGATACAGGTCCTAACAGGGGACAAGGAGGTCGGCAGTATCCTCATCGTTTCAATAATCTCGGTaagtattcaatcttttctattaagtttcgaggacgaaacttttataaggtggggagattgtaatgttttgaaaattgaaaaaattggaaaatacaataaagcccttagAGGCTTAAaaagagggtataaatgattgaggggtagtgtggtaattgaccaatggttgataaatataaataagaaaaaaaaaaaaaaaaagagggatctgaatattggaagaacaaaccgtaagagagaagggaggaagaagaagaagaagagaaaataagggaaaataaggggaaaaggagaagagaagtagaggaaataagtaaaaaggtaagatttatggttttaagtgtataatatgttaaatttcggttttgattaattgtagagttttgaagtttgtatgttgagttaattgatgaattaatttgaaggttaggagttgattattatgggtatttgattaattagttgattttgagagattgaattgaaggataatgattttgagttatgattttgtttaaatggtgaaaattgtgttagaaatcaagggataacagtaggtaatctgttgaaattctgggtttgaggttgaagatgacgaaaattcagtttggtccctcaatttgcggaaattgcagtttagtccccaaactttggaatattttatttgtgttcttTTGAGTTGCtttg
This Populus alba chromosome 7, ASM523922v2, whole genome shotgun sequence DNA region includes the following protein-coding sequences:
- the LOC118047832 gene encoding probable disease resistance protein At5g66900; translated protein: MAGQVVVSAVAGAAFEIIFDTSIRGVVTAHKNNSQFEPSLKRLKEMLEDMAPIIKLIESIKAELYQPQQLERLKGLMTEGNDLVNKCSKIHKFNILKKVRYNGKLLRLEKDIRDHISSVWQLQEVGDTKGVSSRVRQLIDEIGKLSMTLSNGGRVDSSESYSNTILAGVCSPPRLKVDPVGLEIPLSDLRIKLLNDETSQHIVLSAPGGCGKTTLATALCQHGDVKDKFKSNIFFVSVPKLRNLMVIVKKIFQHKKIELPVFRSEEDAANHLERLFKQIGPDPILLVLDDVWPVSESILDMLNFRIENYKILLTSIYEFPSFGSTYKLETLNLADAMTLFQKLALPRDQQSYAPDQQILEEMVKWCRGFPLAISVVGKSLCRTSAAEWRKRHRECSKHEILSDNEILDCLQSSVEAFNDDVVAKECFMDLGSFPEDQRIPATTLIDMWAELYNLDEDGAIANLHELSDRNLIEVVVTRKDANEDDGSYNEHFVTQHDLLRELAIRGSNSGNIEHRKRVLLEIIENKIPEWLMEQDQLSIRAKLLSISTDETFSSSWSTMQAPEVEVLLLNFQTEKYSLPEFIERMNKLKVLVLHNYGFVPAELSNFPLLGSLSNLKRIRLEKVSIPSLFLTSMKWRKLEKMSLVMCNIDQAFNKSTNKISDAFPKLVDLTIDYCNDLEELPTGFSDLVLLRKLSITNCHKLLALPEDMGNLLDLEVLRLNSCIELTELPGTIGRLHKLQILDLSECLSVTELPEQIGQLHDLRKLYMIECSSCELPSSVENLFRLKEVIGDQETAMSWNRFKPCLPSLTIKVHKENNLNWLG
- the LOC118047905 gene encoding uncharacterized protein isoform X1 gives rise to the protein MHFVFRNMPRAKHVINTDDQEDIPIAQLRKERRKKRVRNPSPQPIEAEVQDEVEFEGDYGLDVGGLDVGKNQEQESHDRVSYTDSALDKIGQAMQTLANLLTEKEKEKDKSASSTSHTVHGVKVSLAEFLKLAPPTFKGVDNSEDPQQFLDAVWRRCEAMGCTDHRAVTLASFRLEGEVAVNWYESKRGERAASSPPMVWKEFSEIFLERFLPESVREARSYEFEKLVQGDLTVTEYEVEFTRLSRFAGYLVPTQERKIKRFVRGLNSYLFKAIGAHEFKTFSAVVDRARAIEARELEDELSMGSVKRPKVENQFSFHQRSDTGPNRGQGGRQYPHRFNNLGKYSIFSIKFRGRNFYKVGRL
- the LOC118047905 gene encoding uncharacterized protein isoform X2, which encodes MPRAKHVINTDDQEDIPIAQLRKERRKKRVRNPSPQPIEAEVQDEVEFEGDYGLDVGGLDVGKNQEQESHDRVSYTDSALDKIGQAMQTLANLLTEKEKEKDKSASSTSHTVHGVKVSLAEFLKLAPPTFKGVDNSEDPQQFLDAVWRRCEAMGCTDHRAVTLASFRLEGEVAVNWYESKRGERAASSPPMVWKEFSEIFLERFLPESVREARSYEFEKLVQGDLTVTEYEVEFTRLSRFAGYLVPTQERKIKRFVRGLNSYLFKAIGAHEFKTFSAVVDRARAIEARELEDELSMGSVKRPKVENQFSFHQRSDTGPNRGQGGRQYPHRFNNLGKYSIFSIKFRGRNFYKVGRL